The nucleotide window CTGGCAAATTTAAAATGGAGATTTGACACAGTCTCTAGTCAGGTCGCTAAGACTGGCGGCGCCACTGAGTTGCATGGTCAGGACTAGCTCGTCATACAAGATCTTGAGCACGGCCTCTACACCGTTTGCTCCATCCATGGCCAGTCCCCACAGCACAGGTCGACCCAGTAAAACAGCTCTGGCTCCAAGACACAGAGCTTTGTAGATATCTGCCCCTCTCCTCACACCGCCGTCCATCATCACAAGTGCTTTGCTGTCGTCCTGGTTAGCGGCTACAAATGCACGACTATCACTGACGTCGACACCTTCAAATGTGCGCACAGCCTGGACTATCTCTGGCAGTGCTTCTATACCTGATAGCGCTGTGTCTAATTGTCTTGCTCCGTGATTGGAGACGATAATGCCGTTGGCGCCAGATTTAAGAGCCAGGATGGCATCATCGCCCCGCAGTATGCCTTTGACCAAAACTGGTAGTTTTGTCATTGAGACAATCCACTCCAGATCTTGCCAGGTCAGTGATTGGTCATAGAGAGTGGCGATGTAGTGAGCCAGGTTGTTCTGGACTGTATCTGGCGAGGCATCGAGAGTCTGGAGCAAAAATTTTTCGAGATTTTTGACACTGAGACCGGGCGGCAAATGGAAGTTATTGCGAATGTCGCGTTCTCTTTTGCCCAACTTGGGGCTATCCACTGTCAAAACGAGAGCCTTATAGCCAGAGGCTTCGGCCCGCTTAATTAAGTCCTCGGTGATTTTGCGATCTCGGTAGACATACAGCTGAAACCACAGGCGGTGAGGGACGGCTGCCTGTGCCACTTCTTCGATGCTGCTGGTAGATAACGTGCTCAAGGTCATAATCGTGCCTGCCCGGCTGGCTGCCACGGCTGTAGCGCGCTCACCGTCTGCATGGGCCAGGCACTGAAAGGCCGTGGGCGCGATTACCAAAGGCATAGCAATGTTGCTGCCCAGGAGTGTGGTTTTTGTGTCAACCACACTTACATCTCTGAGCATCTTTGGTCTCAGGCGAATCTCATTAAAGTGGCTGTTATTGAGTTGGAGCGTTATCTCGTCTTGCGCCCCTGAGCGGTAGTAGTCAAAATGCTCAGCCTGTATGGCTTTTGCCGCAATGGCTTCGATATCGTAGAGATTTACTACTGACAAAACAAATTTCCCAAATTGGTCTTCAGATCTTATAAGCTTTTAGGCGCGATGACAATTTTTGGTTTTGACGGCTATATTTTTTTAGTGTCTTTATTGGCGGGGTTGCTTGGTGCTCTCTCTGGGCTTGGTGGCGGCGTGGTACTGGTGCCAGTATTAGTGCTCGCTTTTGGTGTAGATATCCACTACGCCGCCGGAGCCTCTCTGGTCTCAGTTATAGCAACTTCTACTGCCTCTGCCTCAGCTTATTTGCGTGATGGCTTTTCTAATGTCAAAATCGCCATGTTTCTTGAGATTGCCACTACCCTTGGTGCAATGTTTGGCGCTTATCTGGCCGGTCGGGTAGATGGCTCAGTCATTGCTGTTATTTTTGGCTTGATCTTGATATACAGTGCTCTGGCTGGACTGGGCAAACATGCTGAGCATGTGCACGCCGATACAACCACTCCCATTGCCAGATATCTCGGACTCAAAGGTACATATCCAGAGGCTTTTGAGCAAAAGCCTTATGCTGCCAATCATGCTGGTTGGGGCTTTGCCATGATGTCTGTGGCAGGCGCATTGTCCGGTTTACTGGGCGTGGGCTCTGGGGCGCTCAAGGTGCTGGCCATGGATCGCATCATGGGTCTGCCTATCAAAGTCTCCACTACCACCAGTA belongs to Candidatus Obscuribacter sp. and includes:
- a CDS encoding sulfite exporter TauE/SafE family protein: MTIFGFDGYIFLVSLLAGLLGALSGLGGGVVLVPVLVLAFGVDIHYAAGASLVSVIATSTASASAYLRDGFSNVKIAMFLEIATTLGAMFGAYLAGRVDGSVIAVIFGLILIYSALAGLGKHAEHVHADTTTPIARYLGLKGTYPEAFEQKPYAANHAGWGFAMMSVAGALSGLLGVGSGALKVLAMDRIMGLPIKVSTTTSNFMIGVTACASAGVYLRRGYIDPVLSMPVVLGVVIGSLAGARLLPHIRARELRLVFAFVMLVVAVELIYKGLTGAI
- a CDS encoding alpha-hydroxy-acid oxidizing protein → MRSEDQFGKFVLSVVNLYDIEAIAAKAIQAEHFDYYRSGAQDEITLQLNNSHFNEIRLRPKMLRDVSVVDTKTTLLGSNIAMPLVIAPTAFQCLAHADGERATAVAASRAGTIMTLSTLSTSSIEEVAQAAVPHRLWFQLYVYRDRKITEDLIKRAEASGYKALVLTVDSPKLGKRERDIRNNFHLPPGLSVKNLEKFLLQTLDASPDTVQNNLAHYIATLYDQSLTWQDLEWIVSMTKLPVLVKGILRGDDAILALKSGANGIIVSNHGARQLDTALSGIEALPEIVQAVRTFEGVDVSDSRAFVAANQDDSKALVMMDGGVRRGADIYKALCLGARAVLLGRPVLWGLAMDGANGVEAVLKILYDELVLTMQLSGAASLSDLTRDCVKSPF